Proteins from a genomic interval of Paenibacillus sp. FSL H8-0048:
- a CDS encoding aminopeptidase P family protein, whose translation MLPKEKVHKLREWMAERGIAACVVLSGDAHLSEYEGEHWKSRRWITGFTGSAGTAVITATDAGLWTDGRYYIQAERELEGSGIRMFRMAEPGVPQWDEWLAEELPQGARMAVDGRTLSVTAMKGLQAKFAAKGIQTITDLDPVGAIWTDRPAIPAEPLMLHDEQYAGLSRVDKLEQVRQGMKRKGADYYVLSALDDLCWLFNIRGRDIPFNPYVTAFAVVGVDHAILFAGGHKATPGDKETLARDGVEIREYEDILPFLQTLPEAASVLYDPNKTGYSLAAAIPESAHPIEAPGLVVALKSIKNEVEIRNIRDVYLKDAAALVGLFKWLQETVPLRPVTELEADEKGLELRRQQPLFAELSFSSISAYGANAAMMHYSPSADHPVELEARGLYLLDSGSHFQNGTTDITRTLVLGPLTDEEKRDFTLVLKSVIALSTAKFLYGSTGSTLDILARKPMWDNGLDYKCGTGHGVGYYSNVHEEPQRFSFKPNPVVLEPGMIITVEPGVYKEGRHGIRTENTLLITEDVTTEFGRFLKFEDLCYLPIDTRAIELSMLSKEELDWVNHYHAEVYDKLAPLLDEEHRAWLKRETAALAV comes from the coding sequence ATGTTGCCTAAGGAGAAAGTACATAAGCTAAGAGAATGGATGGCGGAGCGCGGGATAGCGGCCTGTGTGGTATTAAGCGGGGATGCGCATTTAAGTGAATATGAGGGGGAGCACTGGAAAAGCCGCCGCTGGATTACCGGCTTCACCGGCTCCGCAGGAACGGCTGTAATCACGGCAACGGACGCAGGCTTGTGGACGGATGGCAGGTATTACATTCAGGCGGAGCGGGAGCTGGAGGGTTCCGGTATCCGTATGTTCCGTATGGCAGAGCCGGGCGTCCCGCAATGGGATGAATGGCTGGCTGAGGAATTACCGCAGGGCGCACGTATGGCCGTAGACGGCAGAACGTTGTCCGTAACCGCTATGAAGGGCTTGCAGGCCAAGTTCGCGGCGAAAGGGATTCAGACGATTACAGACCTCGACCCGGTAGGCGCGATCTGGACGGATAGACCGGCGATTCCTGCCGAGCCGCTAATGCTGCATGATGAACAGTATGCGGGCCTCAGCCGGGTGGACAAGCTGGAGCAGGTCCGGCAGGGGATGAAGCGTAAGGGCGCTGATTATTATGTGCTGTCCGCACTGGATGATCTGTGCTGGCTGTTCAACATCCGGGGACGGGACATCCCGTTCAATCCGTATGTGACCGCTTTTGCCGTAGTAGGGGTAGATCATGCAATCTTGTTCGCCGGAGGACATAAGGCCACCCCGGGAGATAAGGAGACGCTGGCCCGGGATGGCGTGGAGATCAGAGAGTATGAGGACATCCTTCCGTTCCTGCAGACGCTCCCTGAAGCGGCTTCCGTGCTGTATGATCCGAACAAAACCGGGTATAGCCTGGCGGCAGCCATACCGGAATCCGCTCATCCTATAGAAGCGCCGGGCCTTGTGGTGGCCCTTAAGTCGATCAAGAATGAGGTGGAGATCCGTAATATCCGTGATGTCTATTTGAAGGATGCGGCTGCCCTGGTCGGACTGTTCAAATGGCTGCAGGAGACGGTTCCGCTTCGTCCGGTGACCGAGCTTGAAGCCGATGAGAAGGGGCTGGAGCTGCGGCGGCAGCAGCCTTTATTCGCTGAGCTAAGCTTCTCCAGTATCTCTGCCTACGGCGCGAATGCTGCGATGATGCACTACTCGCCGTCCGCCGATCATCCGGTAGAGCTGGAAGCCAGAGGCCTGTATCTGCTGGATTCGGGCTCGCACTTCCAGAACGGGACAACGGATATCACCCGCACGCTGGTGCTTGGGCCGCTGACGGATGAGGAGAAGAGAGATTTTACACTGGTGCTGAAGTCTGTGATTGCGCTGTCTACGGCCAAGTTCCTCTATGGCTCCACCGGATCTACGCTCGACATTCTCGCACGTAAGCCTATGTGGGATAACGGCCTCGATTACAAGTGCGGAACCGGGCATGGCGTGGGGTATTACTCCAATGTGCATGAAGAGCCGCAGCGGTTCAGCTTCAAGCCGAATCCTGTTGTCCTGGAGCCAGGGATGATTATCACGGTAGAGCCGGGAGTCTACAAGGAAGGCCGTCATGGTATCCGCACGGAGAATACGCTGCTGATTACGGAGGATGTGACTACGGAGTTTGGCAGATTCCTGAAGTTTGAAGACCTCTGTTATTTGCCGATAGATACCCGGGCGATTGAGCTGTCTATGCTAAGCAAGGAAGAGCTGGATTGGGTGAATCATTATCATGCTGAGGTGTACGATAAGCTGGCTCCGCTGCTGGATGAGGAGCACCGGGCGTGGCTGAAGCGGGAGACGGCGGCTTTGGCGGTGTGA
- a CDS encoding transcriptional regulator codes for MSIHQFSIQSGINSGTLSRILSGHQPIAMNHLERITKAMDLPEDHFYSLYVDECFFFSSPTWRRLRPFLVRSAELGRLDCVEQVVQNLLENLVYAPMLFEVAEGLFQEGLWQAAELLYKNVSVSEKYQNSERLALCQYRLFRIAIGDDQTRNLQAAHLFECYLDRLDEADQLDGLKHLAHVYVSLNKWHKVDEMAKQMQQLATLRYNLQRQSDRRMSNEKKPEKPLYFYILYAQLIRSNVSEQMGDYPSALDWVSLYMDGSWIQEDNEEVKRTVAQFQEWGTANILLYRVMGGQYEALSDYVAYISDRPDEIFIALYNIILSANRYDWNIDYILERFASYIPYRTNLVEYGILHNKQVIAYQYSRFLAEMAFYYLHNKRKEGIIFILQSMESSARINNESNLLKCVDLFEQYRHLADEEEKEQYKLLIREVQVSHEKETYQTSSFL; via the coding sequence ATGTCTATTCATCAATTCTCCATACAATCCGGAATTAATTCAGGAACGCTCAGCCGGATACTTAGTGGTCACCAGCCCATTGCTATGAACCATCTGGAGCGAATCACCAAGGCGATGGATCTACCGGAAGACCATTTCTACAGCTTATATGTGGATGAGTGTTTCTTTTTCTCGTCGCCCACCTGGCGGCGTCTGCGGCCATTTCTTGTGCGCTCCGCTGAGCTGGGTCGTCTAGATTGTGTTGAACAGGTGGTTCAGAATCTGCTGGAGAATCTGGTTTATGCCCCCATGCTGTTCGAAGTGGCTGAAGGCCTGTTTCAAGAGGGGCTGTGGCAAGCTGCCGAATTGCTGTATAAGAATGTGAGTGTCAGTGAGAAGTATCAGAATTCCGAGAGACTCGCGTTGTGCCAATACCGTCTGTTCCGTATCGCCATTGGTGATGATCAGACACGGAATTTACAGGCAGCACATCTCTTCGAATGTTACCTGGACCGGTTGGATGAAGCGGATCAATTGGACGGGTTGAAGCATCTCGCTCATGTATATGTTTCATTGAACAAGTGGCATAAGGTAGATGAGATGGCGAAGCAAATGCAGCAATTAGCGACTCTACGTTATAATCTCCAGCGTCAGTCTGACCGCAGAATGAGTAACGAGAAAAAACCTGAGAAACCCCTGTACTTCTACATCCTGTACGCACAGCTCATCCGTTCAAATGTGTCTGAGCAAATGGGAGACTACCCATCGGCATTAGATTGGGTATCCCTCTATATGGATGGAAGCTGGATACAGGAAGACAATGAAGAAGTGAAGCGGACTGTGGCTCAATTCCAGGAGTGGGGTACGGCAAACATACTGCTCTATCGGGTAATGGGAGGACAATATGAGGCGCTCTCTGACTATGTTGCATATATATCCGATCGACCAGATGAGATATTTATAGCGTTATACAATATTATCTTGTCGGCTAACCGCTACGATTGGAATATTGATTATATTCTGGAGCGATTTGCTTCCTATATTCCTTACCGGACAAATCTTGTAGAGTACGGCATTCTTCATAACAAACAAGTCATAGCCTACCAGTACTCGCGGTTTCTTGCTGAAATGGCATTCTATTATCTACATAATAAGCGCAAAGAAGGAATTATCTTCATCCTGCAAAGTATGGAATCATCTGCTAGAATCAATAACGAAAGCAATCTTCTCAAATGTGTTGATCTATTCGAACAGTATCGGCATCTGGCAGATGAAGAAGAGAAAGAGCAATACAAACTTCTAATTAGAGAGGTGCAGGTTTCACATGAAAAGGAAACTTATCAAACTTCTAGCTTCCTGTAG
- the rfbB gene encoding dTDP-glucose 4,6-dehydratase: MNRKKLLVTGGAGFIGGNFVQYMIDKYSNYDVYNLDLLTYAGDLSKHKEIEDRDNYHFVQADIADREAIQSLFAEERFDYVVHFAAESHVDRSITDPAVFVRTNVMGTQVLLDASRAIGVTKFVHVSTDEVYGELDWDPAVFFTEETPLQPNSPYSASKASSDLLVRAYHETFGLPMNITRCSNNYGPYHFPEKLIPLTISKVLNEQKVPVYGDGANIRDWLHVWDHCAAIDLVLHEGVSGEVYNVGGHNERTNLEVVKTIIHTLGKSEDLIEFVTDRLGHDKRYAIDPTKLERLGWKPTYTFETGIAQTIQWYTENAQWWEQILSGEYRK, encoded by the coding sequence ATGAATAGAAAGAAATTGCTGGTTACCGGAGGTGCCGGTTTCATTGGCGGGAACTTCGTGCAGTACATGATCGATAAGTACTCCAATTACGATGTCTATAACTTGGATCTATTGACCTATGCCGGTGACCTCTCTAAGCACAAGGAGATTGAAGACCGGGATAACTACCACTTCGTTCAGGCGGATATTGCGGACCGTGAGGCTATTCAGTCTCTTTTTGCAGAGGAGCGATTTGATTATGTGGTTCATTTCGCAGCCGAGAGTCATGTGGACCGCTCTATTACAGATCCGGCGGTATTCGTCCGTACGAATGTGATGGGAACCCAGGTGCTGCTGGATGCTTCCCGTGCGATTGGAGTGACCAAGTTCGTTCATGTGTCTACGGATGAGGTGTATGGTGAACTGGACTGGGACCCTGCTGTATTCTTCACTGAGGAGACCCCGCTGCAGCCTAACAGCCCTTATAGTGCAAGCAAAGCGTCGTCCGATCTGTTAGTCCGTGCGTATCACGAGACCTTCGGCTTGCCGATGAACATTACCCGCTGCTCTAATAATTATGGCCCGTACCATTTCCCGGAGAAGCTCATTCCCCTTACGATCTCTAAGGTCCTGAATGAACAGAAGGTTCCTGTCTATGGAGATGGCGCGAATATCCGGGATTGGCTGCATGTGTGGGATCATTGTGCTGCGATTGACCTGGTGTTGCATGAGGGCGTAAGCGGTGAGGTGTACAACGTAGGCGGGCATAATGAACGCACCAATCTTGAGGTTGTGAAGACGATTATTCATACCTTAGGGAAATCTGAGGATTTGATTGAATTCGTTACTGACCGGCTGGGTCATGATAAACGTTATGCGATTGATCCAACGAAGCTGGAGCGGTTGGGCTGGAAGCCTACGTACACGTTTGAGACCGGGATCGCCCAGACCATTCAGTGGTATACGGAAAATGCACAGTGGTGGGAACAGATTCTTAGCGGCGAGTACCGGAAGTAG
- a CDS encoding YdcF family protein, with translation MGKRRKRILFLYLPLLLMLLLFLCAGRFLHVSEAPKQADVIIILSGGGGRVEQGVQLFQNGYAPQLLLSNAKEGAGPVGDMRETALSLGIPESSILTEDAAESTYQNAQLTLPIMKQKGFKSAIVVSSDFHMRRVKFIFDHVYRKSGIELTYIGADSGYNAKAWWSDRYSRETTFNEYIKMIGNAFGYNGPEAKGSLEQIKRWFRR, from the coding sequence ATGGGCAAGCGTAGAAAAAGAATTCTCTTTCTGTACTTGCCCCTTCTGTTAATGCTCTTGCTGTTCCTGTGCGCCGGGCGATTCCTTCACGTATCCGAGGCTCCTAAGCAAGCAGACGTCATCATCATCCTCAGTGGCGGGGGAGGGCGGGTGGAGCAAGGGGTTCAGCTGTTTCAAAATGGCTATGCTCCGCAGCTCCTGCTGTCTAACGCTAAGGAAGGAGCAGGTCCTGTCGGTGACATGCGCGAAACGGCTCTTTCCTTGGGCATCCCGGAATCCTCTATTCTGACGGAAGATGCTGCGGAGAGTACCTACCAGAACGCGCAGCTCACGCTCCCAATCATGAAGCAGAAGGGCTTTAAGTCGGCGATTGTGGTGTCGTCGGATTTTCATATGCGGCGGGTGAAGTTTATCTTCGATCATGTGTATAGGAAGTCGGGGATTGAGCTGACGTATATCGGGGCGGACTCGGGCTATAACGCGAAGGCGTGGTGGAGTGACCGGTATAGCCGGGAGACGACTTTTAACGAATATATTAAGATGATTGGCAATGCCTTCGGCTACAATGGCCCGGAAGCAAAGGGGTCGCTTGAGCAGATTAAGCGCTGGTTCCGTCGATAA
- a CDS encoding helix-turn-helix domain-containing protein, with amino-acid sequence MIRDLLALHLSQKGMSIHQFSGQSGINSGTLSRILSGQQPIAMNHLERITKAMDLPEDHFYSLYVDECFFFSSPNWRRLRPFLVRSAELGRLDCVEQVVQNLLENLVYAPMLFEVAEGLFREGLWQAAELLYKNVSVSEKYQNSERLALCQYRLFRIAIGDDQTQNLQAALLFESYLDRLDEADQLDGLKHLGHVYATMHRWHKVDDLAKKMLCLATLHYNLQLQSDRRESNEKKPEKPLYFYILYAQLIRSTVYEKLGDYQSALDWVFLYMDGSWIQEDNEEVKRTMAQFQEWGTANRLLHRVMGGQYEGLSEYVEFISERPDEIFIALHNIISSANRYNWNVDSILERFAAYIPYRTYSTEFGDYNRQVMLDQHTQFLAELAAYYLNNKRKEGIRFILQSLESSARINNESNVIKCVDLFGQHRNQADEEENEQYKVQIGAYL; translated from the coding sequence ATGATTCGTGATCTATTAGCGTTGCATTTGTCGCAGAAGGGAATGTCTATTCATCAATTCTCTGGACAATCCGGAATTAATTCAGGAACGCTCAGCCGGATACTTAGTGGTCAGCAGCCCATTGCTATGAACCATCTGGAGAGAATCACCAAGGCAATGGATCTACCGGAGGATCATTTTTACAGCTTATACGTGGATGAATGTTTCTTTTTCTCGTCACCCAATTGGCGGCGTCTGCGGCCTTTTCTTGTGCGATCGGCTGAGCTGGGCCGTCTGGATTGCGTTGAACAGGTGGTTCAGAATCTGCTGGAGAATCTGGTCTATGCCCCCATGCTGTTTGAAGTGGCCGAAGGACTGTTTCGAGAGGGGCTGTGGCAAGCTGCCGAGTTGCTGTATAAGAATGTGAGTGTCAGTGAGAAATATCAGAATTCTGAGAGACTTGCGTTGTGCCAATACCGTCTGTTCCGTATCGCCATTGGTGATGACCAGACGCAGAATTTGCAAGCGGCGCTACTCTTCGAAAGTTACTTGGACCGGCTGGATGAAGCGGATCAATTGGACGGGTTGAAGCATTTGGGTCATGTATATGCTACAATGCATCGGTGGCATAAAGTGGATGATTTGGCGAAGAAAATGCTGTGTTTAGCAACTCTTCATTATAATCTTCAGCTTCAGTCGGACCGTAGAGAGAGTAACGAGAAAAAACCCGAAAAACCCCTGTACTTTTATATCCTTTACGCTCAGCTTATCCGTTCAACTGTGTATGAGAAATTAGGAGACTATCAATCGGCATTAGATTGGGTGTTCCTCTATATGGATGGGAGCTGGATACAGGAGGACAATGAAGAAGTGAAGCGGACTATGGCTCAGTTCCAGGAGTGGGGTACCGCAAATAGACTGCTCCATCGGGTGATGGGAGGCCAATATGAGGGCCTCTCTGAATATGTCGAATTTATCTCTGAGCGACCAGATGAGATATTCATAGCTTTACACAATATTATCTCATCGGCTAACCGCTACAATTGGAATGTTGATTCTATTCTGGAGCGGTTTGCAGCCTATATTCCTTACCGGACGTATTCTACAGAATTTGGCGATTATAATAGGCAGGTTATGTTGGACCAACACACTCAATTCCTTGCTGAATTAGCAGCCTATTATTTAAATAACAAGCGCAAAGAAGGAATTAGATTCATCCTGCAAAGCTTGGAATCGTCCGCTAGAATCAATAACGAGAGCAATGTAATCAAATGTGTCGATCTGTTTGGGCAGCATCGGAATCAAGCAGATGAAGAAGAGAACGAACAATACAAAGTTCAAATTGGAGCCTACCTATAA